One window from the genome of Acidimicrobiales bacterium encodes:
- a CDS encoding SOS response-associated peptidase, with translation MCGRFVSAAPPDELAQYFSAQLVAERALEPSYNVAPTRDVYVVTSDGEARHLDAFHWGLVPPWAKDPSAGNRMINARAETLADKPVYRKAFAKRRCLIPATGFYEWKKIPGQRTKQPMFIERSDGEPLAFAGLWERWAPKKADGSYDESARLRSTTIITCAPNETMAPIHDRMPVILPATAWDRWLDPTFDDLEALGQFLVPAPPALLVVHPVSTQVNNVRNDGAELIDAV, from the coding sequence ATGTGTGGACGATTCGTCTCGGCGGCGCCACCTGACGAGCTCGCCCAGTACTTCTCCGCGCAGCTGGTGGCGGAGCGCGCCCTCGAACCCAGCTACAACGTCGCGCCCACCCGGGACGTCTACGTGGTCACGAGCGACGGCGAGGCCCGCCATCTCGATGCGTTCCACTGGGGGCTCGTGCCGCCGTGGGCGAAGGACCCGTCGGCCGGCAACCGCATGATCAATGCCCGCGCCGAGACGCTCGCCGACAAGCCCGTCTACCGCAAGGCCTTCGCCAAGCGCCGCTGCCTGATCCCCGCCACGGGCTTTTACGAGTGGAAGAAGATCCCGGGTCAGCGCACCAAGCAGCCGATGTTCATCGAGCGGTCCGACGGTGAGCCACTTGCGTTCGCGGGCCTGTGGGAGCGGTGGGCCCCGAAGAAGGCCGACGGCAGCTACGACGAGTCGGCGCGGCTGCGGTCGACCACGATCATCACGTGTGCGCCCAACGAGACCATGGCGCCCATCCACGACCGCATGCCCGTGATCCTTCCGGCCACGGCGTGGGACCGCTGGCTCGACCCCACCTTCGACGACCTCGAGGCGCTCGGTCAGTTCCTGGTGCCGGCCCCACCGGCGCTGCTGGTGGTGCACCCGGTGTCGACGCAAGTCAACAACGTGCGCAACGACGGCGCCGAGCTCATCGACGCCGTCTGA
- a CDS encoding phosphatidylglycerol lysyltransferase domain-containing protein has translation MRVISVATVSLGLVVATAGERQWASVPLVARLAVPTSLTDHRLAAMIIGIQFVVLGRGVLLQRWLAHRALAVVVFVGALVNAVGSHPHRVLALTGLAIGVVLVATRDASPVEPDAGRVQPALVAALGIVVTMAGATTAWVWWRHPATGGRPALGHAVRAAGGALVGADGGLTHLAGGTGRLGDLLLASTALIVLAVSVVILAPHAGPEVDAADWRQAEALAGAPSADGLTPFALRHDKVYAFSPDGRAAIGYRVVSGVALFGGDPVGDPAAFDEAVESFLEKCHESGWRPAGIGARGDRAHLWRARGLVTIGIGDEAAVDPREFRLDTPRMRNVRQAVQRSRNFGVTTEIRREGEVPSAERAGLLALAHRLWGGEGERGFSMNLDHVLTGDWPECVVVTARDADGNAVGFQRFAPTGGGRVLSLDTMVRSHDAPNGVNERMIVDVIEWARARGTTWVSMNFAAFRTLFETEDRTIVERVGYWGAHRLDRYIKVESLYRFNNKFRPEWVPRSVVLRSWVDLGWVALAAVQAEFGLEIPFGSAALARRSREILRSLPRAGR, from the coding sequence GTGCGCGTCATCTCGGTGGCCACCGTCTCGCTGGGCCTCGTCGTCGCGACGGCGGGGGAGCGGCAGTGGGCCTCTGTCCCCCTTGTCGCCCGGCTGGCCGTGCCGACCTCGCTCACCGACCATCGGCTCGCGGCGATGATCATCGGCATCCAGTTCGTGGTGCTCGGTCGCGGCGTGCTGCTCCAGCGCTGGCTGGCACATCGGGCCCTCGCGGTCGTGGTCTTCGTCGGCGCGCTGGTGAACGCCGTCGGCTCGCATCCACACCGGGTGCTCGCCCTCACCGGTCTCGCGATCGGCGTGGTGCTGGTGGCCACACGCGACGCGAGCCCCGTGGAGCCGGATGCAGGTCGGGTGCAGCCGGCACTGGTCGCGGCGCTCGGCATCGTCGTCACGATGGCCGGCGCCACCACCGCGTGGGTTTGGTGGCGCCACCCCGCCACGGGGGGACGCCCGGCCCTCGGGCATGCGGTCCGGGCGGCAGGGGGTGCACTCGTGGGCGCCGACGGCGGGCTCACGCACCTGGCGGGCGGAACGGGGCGCTTGGGTGACCTGCTGTTGGCCAGCACTGCACTGATCGTGTTGGCGGTGTCGGTGGTGATCTTGGCGCCACACGCGGGACCCGAGGTCGACGCGGCCGACTGGCGTCAGGCGGAGGCCCTGGCTGGCGCGCCGAGCGCCGACGGTCTCACTCCGTTCGCGCTCCGCCACGACAAGGTGTATGCGTTCAGTCCCGACGGCCGGGCGGCCATCGGCTACCGGGTGGTGTCGGGCGTCGCCTTGTTCGGCGGCGACCCGGTCGGCGATCCCGCGGCCTTCGACGAGGCCGTCGAGTCGTTCCTCGAGAAGTGCCACGAGAGCGGCTGGCGTCCGGCTGGCATCGGAGCCCGCGGCGACCGTGCCCACCTGTGGCGCGCTCGAGGGCTGGTCACCATCGGGATCGGCGACGAAGCCGCCGTCGACCCTCGGGAGTTCCGCCTCGACACGCCCCGGATGCGCAACGTACGCCAAGCGGTGCAACGGTCCCGCAACTTCGGCGTCACCACCGAGATCCGCCGCGAGGGCGAGGTGCCGTCGGCCGAGCGGGCCGGGCTCCTGGCGCTTGCCCACCGTTTGTGGGGTGGGGAAGGAGAGCGGGGCTTTTCGATGAACCTCGACCACGTGCTCACCGGCGACTGGCCTGAGTGCGTGGTCGTGACCGCTCGCGATGCCGACGGGAACGCGGTCGGTTTCCAACGGTTCGCGCCGACGGGTGGTGGACGGGTGCTGTCGCTCGACACCATGGTCCGGTCGCACGACGCTCCGAACGGCGTGAACGAGCGGATGATCGTCGACGTCATCGAGTGGGCGCGGGCTCGGGGCACCACCTGGGTGTCGATGAACTTCGCGGCGTTCCGCACGTTGTTCGAGACCGAGGATCGCACGATCGTGGAGCGAGTCGGCTACTGGGGCGCCCATCGTCTGGACCGCTACATCAAGGTCGAGTCGTTGTACCGGTTCAACAACAAGTTCCGGCCCGAGTGGGTCCCTCGCAGTGTGGTGCTGCGATCCTGGGTCGACCTCGGCTGGGTGGCGCTGGCGGCCGTGCAGGCCGAGTTCGGCCTCGAGATCCCGTTCGGCTCCGCCGCACTGGCCCGCCGCTCCCGAGAGATCCTTCGCTCGCTGCCGCGGGCTGGTCGATAA
- a CDS encoding hydroxymethylglutaryl-CoA lyase has protein sequence MTTARMTEALPTSVDLREVGPRDGLQPERPVTVDQRVALIDALVGAGATHVEAVAFVSPRVVPAMAGAAEVLARIARPEGVRIAALVPNVRGAELALAEQVDELTVTISASPAYNERNVHMTPEESEVVVGEIAGLAAGSSVPVDAVVSCAFGSPYEGDLPPAQVAELGSRLLAAGCACVTYADTTGMATPRRVHELLDRTGSDVGLHLHDTRGTGLVNAYAGLLRGVRRFDTSVGGLGGSPFAAGATGNVATEELVALLDDLGVASGFDIERLCDAASFAGELLGHPVPSRVAVAGPRTRLVTAQHG, from the coding sequence ATGACCACGGCGCGCATGACCGAGGCGCTGCCGACCTCCGTCGACCTCCGCGAGGTCGGCCCTCGCGACGGCCTCCAACCCGAGCGGCCCGTGACCGTCGACCAACGGGTTGCGTTGATCGATGCCTTGGTCGGGGCCGGCGCCACCCACGTCGAAGCCGTGGCGTTCGTGTCGCCCCGTGTGGTGCCCGCGATGGCAGGCGCGGCGGAGGTGCTGGCGCGCATCGCCCGCCCCGAGGGCGTTCGCATCGCCGCCCTGGTGCCGAACGTGCGTGGCGCGGAGTTGGCGCTGGCCGAACAGGTCGACGAGCTCACGGTCACCATCTCGGCGTCCCCTGCCTACAACGAGCGCAACGTCCACATGACGCCCGAGGAGTCCGAGGTGGTGGTGGGGGAGATCGCGGGGCTCGCCGCCGGCTCGTCGGTCCCGGTCGACGCGGTGGTCTCGTGCGCGTTCGGGTCGCCGTACGAGGGCGATCTGCCCCCTGCGCAGGTCGCCGAGCTCGGCAGCCGTCTCCTGGCTGCGGGCTGTGCCTGCGTCACGTACGCCGACACCACTGGCATGGCCACGCCGCGTCGGGTACACGAGCTGCTCGATCGCACCGGATCCGACGTCGGCCTCCACTTGCACGACACCCGGGGCACGGGACTGGTGAACGCGTACGCGGGGCTGCTGCGCGGGGTTCGCCGCTTCGACACGTCGGTCGGGGGGCTCGGCGGGTCGCCGTTCGCAGCCGGGGCCACCGGCAACGTCGCCACCGAGGAGCTGGTCGCCCTGCTCGACGACTTGGGAGTGGCGTCGGGGTTCGACATCGAGCGTCTGTGCGACGCGGCCTCGTTCGCTGGCGAGCTCCTCGGCCACCCCGTGCCCAGCCGGGTGGCGGTCGCGGGCCCTCGCACCCGCCTGGTCACGGCGCAGCACGGCTGA
- a CDS encoding acyl-CoA carboxylase subunit beta: MSTDAGTSAQVGGSHRDRSFADAADRARRGNLERGAAKLELQHKLFVRDRLDLLVDPGSFVEDALLANATAQDLPADGVVTGVGRIEGRPVCVMANDPTVKAGSWGARTVEKIVRLTEHALRHELPIFWLVDSAGARITDQVQLFPGRRGAGRIFYNQVKLSGRVPQVCCLFGPSAAGGAYIPSFCDIVIMVEGNASMYLGSPRMAQMVIGEHTTLEEMGGARMHATVSGCGDNLAVDDADAIAQARAWFTYFPQSWRERPPEYASVGPARSFDTDLVPVEEQVAYDMHQVIDALVDAESFFELKALFAPELICGLGLLDGRPVGVVANNPATKGGVLFVDSADKAARFIWCCDAFNIPLLFLADVPGFMVGTQVEREGIIRHGAKMVTAVSEATVPKVCVVVRKAYGAGLYAMAGPAFEPEATIALPTAKIAVMGPEAAINAVYANKIEAIDDPDERAAFVSEQRAIYEEDVDLLRLASDLIIDAVVQPADLRDELIRRFELAAGKDRHFSDRRHGVPPV, from the coding sequence ATGAGCACCGACGCGGGCACCAGCGCACAAGTCGGCGGCTCGCACCGCGACCGGTCCTTCGCCGACGCGGCCGATCGCGCGCGGCGCGGCAACTTGGAGCGCGGCGCGGCGAAACTCGAGCTCCAGCACAAGCTGTTCGTCCGCGACCGTCTCGACTTGCTGGTCGACCCCGGGTCCTTCGTCGAGGACGCACTGCTCGCCAATGCCACCGCGCAGGACCTGCCGGCCGACGGCGTGGTGACCGGCGTGGGCCGCATCGAGGGGCGCCCGGTGTGCGTGATGGCCAACGATCCCACCGTGAAGGCCGGGTCCTGGGGCGCACGCACGGTCGAGAAGATCGTCCGTCTCACCGAGCACGCGCTGCGACACGAGCTGCCGATCTTCTGGCTCGTCGACTCGGCTGGCGCCCGGATCACCGACCAGGTGCAGCTGTTCCCGGGGCGTCGCGGTGCCGGGCGGATCTTCTACAACCAAGTGAAGCTCAGCGGGCGGGTGCCGCAGGTGTGCTGCTTGTTCGGACCGTCGGCGGCCGGCGGCGCGTACATCCCGAGCTTCTGCGACATCGTGATCATGGTCGAGGGCAACGCGTCGATGTACCTCGGCTCGCCCCGGATGGCGCAGATGGTGATCGGTGAGCACACCACGCTCGAGGAGATGGGCGGCGCCCGGATGCACGCCACCGTGTCGGGGTGCGGCGACAACTTGGCGGTCGATGACGCCGACGCGATCGCGCAGGCCCGAGCGTGGTTCACGTACTTCCCGCAGTCGTGGCGGGAGCGCCCGCCGGAGTACGCATCGGTTGGGCCCGCGCGCTCCTTCGACACCGACCTCGTGCCGGTCGAGGAGCAGGTCGCGTACGACATGCACCAGGTGATCGACGCGCTCGTCGACGCCGAGAGCTTCTTCGAGTTGAAGGCGTTGTTCGCGCCGGAGTTGATCTGCGGCCTCGGCTTGCTCGACGGCCGCCCCGTCGGCGTCGTGGCGAACAACCCGGCGACGAAAGGCGGGGTGCTGTTCGTCGACTCGGCCGACAAAGCCGCGCGCTTCATCTGGTGTTGCGACGCGTTCAACATCCCGCTGCTGTTCCTCGCCGACGTGCCCGGCTTCATGGTCGGGACGCAAGTGGAGCGCGAGGGCATCATCCGTCACGGCGCCAAGATGGTCACGGCCGTGAGCGAGGCGACGGTGCCCAAGGTGTGCGTCGTGGTCCGCAAGGCGTACGGCGCCGGGTTGTACGCCATGGCCGGGCCTGCGTTCGAGCCCGAAGCCACCATCGCGCTGCCGACCGCGAAGATCGCGGTGATGGGCCCCGAAGCGGCGATCAACGCCGTGTACGCCAACAAGATCGAGGCGATCGACGACCCCGACGAACGGGCCGCCTTCGTGTCGGAGCAGCGCGCGATCTACGAGGAGGACGTCGACTTGTTGCGGCTCGCCTCCGATCTCATCATCGATGCCGTGGTCCAGCCCGCCGACCTCCGCGACGAGCTGATCCGCCGCTTCGAGCTGGCGGCCGGCAAGGACCGCCACTTCTCCGACCGCCGTCACGGCGTCCCACCTGTATGA
- a CDS encoding PP2C family protein-serine/threonine phosphatase: MVERLILAAVAVSCLAAVLVWGRSARQHHRTWRRIEGDFGPAAEPTVLARSSFRKELHATLLYGALAISFGIGAIALHRWTVSTFVLVLVPVAVSLVFARDFVRAARLSEDRLTLERRAEEVLTQEDLAPRRWAARLAPEELPVIDGFAIGRVYQPGTGMMAGDFYDVLRLAPSRVAAVIGDVTGHGIDSSITAFQAKHLLRVFLRQYRDPAQALEELNRQLFTLERGEEFISCAVVVFDITAGTLRYASAGHPAAWLWHDREVRPLRSTGPLLMLDPDGTFYSREIPLEPGDTTLMYTDGLSEARDGDQFFGEERIANTLRRDPGAEPQVLCKSLLEAAKDFSSAALSDDVAIMVVRRS; encoded by the coding sequence ATGGTGGAACGCCTGATCTTGGCGGCGGTGGCCGTCTCGTGCCTGGCCGCGGTCTTGGTCTGGGGCCGATCCGCCCGCCAGCACCACCGCACGTGGCGCCGCATCGAAGGCGACTTCGGTCCGGCTGCCGAGCCCACGGTGCTCGCGAGGTCGTCGTTCCGCAAGGAGCTGCACGCGACCCTGTTGTACGGCGCCTTGGCGATCTCGTTCGGCATCGGCGCCATCGCCTTGCACCGCTGGACGGTGTCGACGTTCGTGCTCGTCCTGGTGCCCGTGGCGGTCTCGTTGGTGTTCGCCCGCGACTTCGTGCGGGCGGCGCGGCTGTCAGAGGACCGCCTCACGCTCGAGCGGCGCGCCGAAGAGGTCCTGACCCAAGAAGACCTCGCCCCCCGAAGGTGGGCCGCCCGCCTGGCCCCTGAGGAGCTGCCGGTCATCGACGGGTTCGCGATCGGGCGGGTGTACCAGCCGGGCACCGGGATGATGGCCGGCGACTTCTACGACGTGCTGCGCCTGGCCCCGAGCCGCGTGGCAGCGGTGATCGGCGACGTCACCGGGCACGGCATCGACTCGTCGATCACGGCCTTTCAGGCCAAGCACCTGCTGCGCGTGTTCCTGCGCCAGTACCGCGACCCGGCGCAGGCGCTCGAGGAGCTCAACCGCCAGCTGTTCACGTTGGAGCGGGGTGAGGAGTTCATCTCGTGCGCCGTCGTGGTGTTCGACATCACGGCTGGCACGTTGCGCTACGCGTCGGCCGGCCATCCCGCCGCGTGGCTCTGGCACGACCGCGAGGTGCGCCCGCTCCGCTCGACGGGCCCGCTGCTCATGCTCGACCCGGACGGCACGTTCTACAGCCGTGAGATCCCGTTGGAGCCCGGCGACACCACCCTCATGTACACCGATGGGCTCTCCGAGGCCCGCGACGGCGACCAGTTCTTCGGGGAGGAGCGGATCGCCAACACGTTGCGTCGCGACCCCGGAGCCGAGCCGCAAGTGCTGTGCAAGTCGCTGCTCGAAGCTGCCAAGGACTTCTCCAGCGCGGCGCTGAGCGACGACGTGGCGATCATGGTCGTGCGCCGCTCATGA
- the der gene encoding ribosome biogenesis GTPase Der, with product MPDQRVPVVAIVGRPNVGKSTLMNRVVGRREAIVEERPGVTRDRKEVEAEWNGRDFVLVDTGGWLPGGDHLDAKVSQQSERAVLDADVVLFVVDASIGVTEEDDRAASMVRRSGKRVLLLVNKVDDTNREPLIWDFVRLGLGEPVAVSALHGRGTGDALDALVALLPAPVEAPEPAADGEAARRARDVLSVALVGRPNVGKSTLFNRLIGDERSVVHDMPGTTRDTIDTVIETPGGPLRFVDTAGMRRRSRIDQGTEYFSLVRALQAVDSADVALLLIDATEGVTHQDQRLAERVEGAGCPVIVVLNKWELLDAEARALVQADVERKLAFLGRAVVVKTSALSGKGVHKVLPALSGVVDEYRRRIPTRQVNEVITLAQQAHPAPGGARVLYATQGATDPPTFTLFANRELPRTYLRFLENRIRDAFDLGQTPIKLRVRKRTD from the coding sequence ATGCCTGACCAGCGCGTCCCGGTCGTCGCGATCGTCGGCCGCCCCAACGTCGGCAAGTCCACCTTGATGAACCGGGTGGTCGGCCGACGCGAGGCGATCGTCGAGGAACGACCTGGCGTCACCCGTGACCGCAAAGAGGTCGAGGCCGAGTGGAACGGCCGCGACTTCGTCCTCGTCGACACGGGCGGGTGGCTGCCCGGCGGCGACCACCTCGACGCCAAGGTGTCCCAGCAGTCCGAGCGGGCGGTGCTCGACGCCGACGTGGTGCTGTTCGTGGTCGATGCGTCCATCGGCGTCACCGAAGAAGACGACCGTGCAGCGTCGATGGTGCGTCGGAGCGGCAAACGGGTCCTGTTGCTGGTCAACAAAGTCGACGACACGAACCGCGAACCGCTGATCTGGGACTTCGTGCGCCTCGGGCTCGGCGAGCCGGTGGCGGTCAGTGCGCTGCACGGCCGGGGCACCGGCGACGCGCTCGACGCCCTCGTCGCGCTGCTGCCCGCGCCTGTCGAGGCGCCCGAGCCCGCTGCCGACGGCGAGGCGGCTCGCCGCGCTCGCGACGTCTTGTCGGTGGCGCTGGTCGGGCGCCCCAACGTCGGGAAGTCCACGCTGTTCAACCGGCTCATCGGCGACGAGCGGTCCGTGGTGCACGACATGCCCGGCACCACCCGCGACACGATCGACACGGTCATCGAGACCCCGGGCGGTCCGTTGCGGTTCGTGGACACGGCGGGGATGCGTCGCCGGAGCCGCATCGACCAGGGCACCGAGTACTTCTCGCTGGTCCGGGCCTTGCAGGCCGTCGACTCCGCCGACGTCGCCTTGTTGTTGATCGACGCCACCGAAGGCGTCACCCACCAGGACCAACGGCTGGCGGAACGGGTCGAGGGTGCGGGTTGCCCGGTGATCGTCGTGCTGAACAAGTGGGAGCTGCTCGACGCCGAGGCACGGGCGCTGGTCCAAGCCGACGTCGAGCGCAAGCTCGCGTTCCTGGGACGGGCGGTGGTGGTGAAGACCAGCGCGCTCTCGGGCAAAGGGGTGCACAAAGTGCTGCCTGCGCTGTCAGGCGTGGTCGACGAGTACCGGCGGCGCATCCCCACCCGGCAGGTCAACGAGGTGATCACGCTCGCCCAACAAGCCCACCCGGCTCCTGGCGGAGCGCGGGTGCTGTACGCCACACAGGGCGCCACCGACCCGCCCACCTTCACGCTCTTCGCCAACCGGGAGCTGCCCCGGACGTACCTCCGGTTCCTCGAGAACCGCATCCGCGACGCGTTCGACCTCGGCCAGACGCCGATCAAGTTGCGGGTCCGCAAGCGCACCGACTGA
- a CDS encoding DUF512 domain-containing protein produces MPAPSIVAVADGSAAARAGLAVGDEVLGVEGTSPRDVLEWHQLVDRADPELEIRRGGVDYTLVVPKPEGEPLGAEVHSAVFDQVRTCDNHCEFCFIYQLPKGLRRSLYLKDDDYRLSFLYGNFTTLTRFTEADLERVVSEGLSPLHVSIHATDPDVRSMMLRNRRGATSLRWLRALLDAGVEVHGQIVCCPGLNDGSVLDDTLSGVLDQYPELATLCVVPLGVSRFNPETRMRPHTRDEAAAVVQTVHDWQDVYFRALGRRLVFAADEYYLLADQPFPSAETYEGFPMHEDGVGMARTFEAEFLGRVERATGVQTGFFHSVDGAPAEGYRAARTCGDDRAVEGLRIGPRPGAPLAILTGPYGARILGPLIDGLDRADLRVVAIDNRYFGGNTGVAGLMVGDDIARVLADQPAGHRYVLPDVCLTGGRFLDGTTPADLPRPVEVVPTDGIALRRLLQPGWTPGDA; encoded by the coding sequence ATGCCCGCGCCCAGCATCGTCGCCGTCGCGGACGGGTCCGCGGCCGCGCGCGCTGGTCTGGCCGTTGGCGACGAGGTCCTCGGCGTCGAGGGCACCAGCCCACGTGACGTGCTCGAGTGGCATCAGCTCGTCGACCGGGCCGACCCCGAACTCGAGATCCGTCGCGGCGGGGTCGATTACACGCTGGTGGTGCCCAAGCCGGAAGGCGAGCCGCTCGGCGCCGAGGTCCACTCCGCCGTGTTCGACCAGGTCCGCACGTGCGACAACCACTGCGAGTTCTGCTTCATCTACCAGCTGCCGAAAGGCTTGCGGCGCAGCTTGTACTTGAAGGACGACGACTACCGGCTGAGCTTCCTGTACGGGAACTTCACCACGCTGACCCGCTTCACCGAGGCCGATCTCGAACGGGTGGTCAGCGAAGGTCTGTCGCCGCTGCACGTGAGCATCCACGCCACCGACCCCGACGTGCGTTCGATGATGCTGCGCAACCGCCGCGGCGCCACGAGCCTTCGGTGGCTGCGTGCGCTGCTCGACGCCGGCGTGGAGGTGCACGGCCAGATCGTCTGCTGCCCGGGCTTGAACGACGGCTCGGTCCTCGACGACACGTTGAGCGGCGTCTTGGACCAGTACCCGGAGCTCGCGACGTTGTGCGTGGTGCCTCTCGGCGTGAGCCGCTTCAACCCCGAGACACGCATGCGGCCGCACACCCGCGACGAGGCGGCGGCTGTCGTGCAGACGGTCCACGACTGGCAAGACGTGTACTTCCGAGCGCTCGGTCGACGGCTGGTGTTCGCCGCCGACGAGTACTACCTGCTGGCCGACCAGCCCTTTCCCTCCGCCGAGACATACGAAGGCTTTCCGATGCACGAGGACGGCGTCGGGATGGCCCGCACGTTCGAAGCGGAGTTCCTGGGCCGGGTCGAGCGCGCCACGGGCGTGCAGACGGGCTTCTTCCACTCGGTCGACGGTGCCCCCGCCGAGGGCTACCGGGCCGCCAGGACCTGCGGCGATGACAGGGCAGTCGAGGGGCTGCGCATCGGCCCGCGGCCCGGCGCGCCGCTCGCGATCCTCACCGGTCCGTACGGCGCCCGCATCCTCGGCCCGCTGATCGACGGCCTCGACCGCGCCGACTTACGGGTCGTGGCCATCGACAACCGGTACTTCGGCGGCAACACCGGCGTGGCGGGCCTGATGGTCGGCGACGACATCGCCCGGGTGTTGGCCGACCAACCGGCCGGTCACCGGTACGTGTTGCCCGACGTCTGCCTCACCGGTGGGCGCTTCCTCGACGGCACCACGCCTGCCGATCTCCCACGGCCGGTCGAGGTCGTGCCCACCGACGGCATCGCGCTGCGCCGCCTGCTGCAACCGGGCTGGACACCCGGCGATGCCTGA
- the ispH gene encoding 4-hydroxy-3-methylbut-2-enyl diphosphate reductase, which produces MTDVDLVLLAAPRGFCAGVEMAIKALAWMVRAFDPPVYCYHEIVHNQLVVQHFRDLGVVFVDDISEVPAGRPVMLSAHGSAPEVVEAARAAGGYVVDAVCPLVTKVHHEVKTRASKGYQIVYVAHEGHEEAEGTIAEAPEAIHRVETLAEVEALPEFESETPVALVAQTTLSHRDWAGIASAANDRFPQLWMPNRSDLCFATTNRQAALDEIAHHCDAVVVIGSANSSNTRALEKLAREAGCPRVLRINGPEELPDDLSGTVGVTAGASAPEQVVQAVIDRLAPTNGVEEVRLRDEEEYFPPPRNLRELIGGIDAIATFTLGGSVPDRPALNDRSVHASDVLASLT; this is translated from the coding sequence GTGACCGATGTCGACCTCGTGCTGCTGGCCGCACCCCGCGGCTTTTGCGCCGGCGTGGAGATGGCCATCAAGGCCCTGGCGTGGATGGTCCGGGCGTTCGACCCGCCCGTGTACTGCTACCACGAGATCGTCCACAACCAGCTGGTGGTGCAGCACTTCCGCGACTTGGGCGTGGTGTTCGTCGACGACATCAGCGAGGTACCCGCCGGCCGGCCCGTGATGCTCTCGGCGCACGGCTCGGCGCCCGAAGTCGTCGAAGCGGCCCGCGCTGCCGGCGGCTACGTGGTCGACGCCGTGTGCCCGCTGGTCACCAAGGTGCACCACGAGGTCAAGACCCGTGCGAGCAAGGGCTACCAGATCGTGTACGTGGCCCACGAAGGGCACGAAGAAGCCGAGGGCACGATCGCCGAGGCACCCGAGGCCATCCACCGCGTCGAGACCCTCGCCGAGGTCGAGGCGCTACCGGAGTTCGAAAGCGAGACACCGGTGGCCCTGGTCGCGCAGACCACGCTCAGCCACCGGGACTGGGCGGGCATCGCCAGCGCGGCCAACGACCGCTTCCCGCAACTGTGGATGCCGAACCGCAGCGACTTGTGCTTCGCCACCACCAACCGCCAAGCCGCGCTCGACGAGATCGCTCACCACTGTGATGCCGTGGTCGTCATCGGCTCGGCCAACTCCTCGAACACGAGGGCGCTCGAGAAGCTCGCCCGCGAGGCCGGCTGCCCCCGAGTGCTGCGGATCAACGGCCCTGAGGAGCTTCCCGACGATTTGTCGGGCACCGTCGGTGTCACCGCCGGCGCATCGGCCCCCGAGCAGGTCGTGCAAGCCGTGATCGATCGCCTGGCGCCGACCAACGGCGTCGAAGAAGTGCGCTTGCGTGACGAGGAGGAGTACTTCCCGCCGCCGCGCAACCTCCGCGAGCTCATCGGGGGGATCGATGCAATCGCCACGTTCACACTCGGCGGATCGGTCCCCGACCGGCCGGCGTTGAACGACCGATCCGTGCACGCGAGCGATGTGCTCGCGAGCCTCACTTGA
- a CDS encoding lysophospholipid acyltransferase family protein produces MSEPEGELGRRARRVHQSRPADTPPSRGEMRFYTFIRRLIFGLCRLWFRLEIRGREHLPEGPFVLAPIHRSNLDFALVSSVVTRRMRFLAKDTIWKGAWGRIWDALGAIPVHRGTPDRDSLKACVAVVGAGEPLVLFPEGTRQTGPRIHECFDGAAFVQARTGVPIVPVGIGGSEAAMPKGSKFPKPRRVVVVIGPPLSAPERAASGVVRRSSVRRQTELLAAAVQAQFDEAQALAGTPNTPES; encoded by the coding sequence GTGAGCGAGCCGGAGGGCGAGCTCGGCCGGCGTGCGCGACGGGTGCACCAGTCCCGGCCCGCCGACACACCGCCGTCCCGCGGCGAGATGCGGTTCTACACCTTCATCCGGCGCCTGATCTTCGGGCTCTGCCGGCTGTGGTTCCGGCTCGAGATCCGTGGCAGGGAGCACCTTCCCGAGGGGCCGTTCGTACTCGCCCCGATCCACCGGTCGAACCTCGACTTCGCGCTGGTGTCGAGCGTGGTCACCCGCCGCATGCGGTTCCTGGCCAAGGACACGATCTGGAAGGGCGCGTGGGGGCGAATCTGGGATGCGCTGGGTGCCATCCCGGTGCACCGTGGCACACCCGATCGCGACTCACTGAAGGCCTGCGTGGCGGTCGTCGGGGCGGGTGAGCCGCTGGTGCTGTTCCCCGAGGGCACCCGTCAGACCGGTCCGCGCATCCACGAGTGCTTCGACGGAGCGGCCTTCGTGCAGGCCCGCACGGGTGTGCCGATCGTGCCGGTCGGCATCGGCGGTTCCGAAGCGGCGATGCCGAAAGGGTCCAAGTTCCCCAAGCCGCGGCGAGTCGTGGTGGTGATCGGACCGCCGCTGTCCGCGCCCGAGCGCGCGGCGTCGGGCGTGGTGCGCCGCTCATCGGTGCGCCGGCAGACCGAGCTGCTCGCCGCAGCGGTGCAAGCACAGTTCGACGAGGCACAAGCGCTGGCCGGCACGCCGAACACGCCGGAGTCCTAG